One stretch of Akkermansia massiliensis DNA includes these proteins:
- a CDS encoding glycosyltransferase family 4 protein has translation MSKGRILIAAYAFPPGEGGVSMAAYEMAHSLGSRGWDIHVLTRQQDLPEDPSRTRCCPITALPDSLTDDTNRLKEYLDAFLKDIQPDFIVYHSWSGWCRKELLACAREKRLPFFLRSHGMPTNLRSYFRVDYPPFFGMKKWLCSFFQIRRGILNVHRESPLNRLVFLDSYGTPFKGFDYYYCSKLNLSRYVCIPNTFPALKQAVPFFREKYGLSHAPVFTCPASACNTKRQLLFIRHVKQTKLDNIVFLFLVPQRNSYAEQMEQAIGDDPRFRILYNLPRPEVEAAIMESAAVFLYSYQEQQPLCILEAMSCGIPWFAPDVGAVSTLKGGIILKKTSSATLEKTVGALTDEKFRERRGQEGLRQWQEQYDPSVVYQQWEDLLSSIASSRTPKQKD, from the coding sequence GTGAGCAAAGGAAGGATTCTGATTGCCGCCTATGCCTTCCCTCCCGGGGAAGGAGGCGTGAGTATGGCGGCCTATGAAATGGCGCACAGCCTGGGCTCCAGAGGCTGGGACATTCACGTTCTCACCCGCCAGCAGGATTTGCCGGAGGATCCTTCCCGCACAAGATGCTGCCCCATCACGGCCCTGCCGGATTCCCTGACGGACGACACCAACCGCTTGAAGGAGTACCTGGACGCTTTTTTAAAAGATATCCAGCCGGATTTTATCGTTTACCATTCCTGGTCGGGCTGGTGCCGGAAGGAATTGCTGGCATGCGCACGGGAAAAGCGCCTTCCCTTTTTTCTGCGTTCCCACGGCATGCCCACCAACCTCCGTTCCTATTTCCGCGTGGACTACCCTCCTTTTTTCGGCATGAAAAAATGGCTCTGCTCCTTTTTCCAAATACGCAGGGGCATTCTGAACGTACACCGGGAATCCCCGTTAAACCGCCTTGTTTTCCTTGACTCCTATGGAACGCCCTTCAAAGGGTTCGATTATTACTACTGCTCCAAACTGAATCTTTCCCGTTACGTCTGCATTCCCAACACGTTTCCGGCGCTGAAACAAGCCGTTCCTTTCTTCCGGGAAAAATACGGATTGTCCCACGCTCCCGTTTTCACGTGCCCCGCCAGCGCCTGCAACACGAAGCGGCAGCTTCTGTTTATTCGCCATGTAAAGCAAACCAAGCTGGACAACATCGTTTTCCTTTTCCTTGTTCCGCAACGCAATTCCTACGCTGAGCAAATGGAGCAGGCTATTGGGGACGATCCCAGATTCAGGATTCTTTACAATCTTCCCCGTCCGGAGGTGGAAGCCGCCATTATGGAGAGCGCCGCCGTTTTCCTTTACTCCTATCAGGAGCAGCAGCCGCTTTGCATTCTGGAGGCCATGTCGTGCGGCATCCCATGGTTTGCTCCCGATGTGGGAGCCGTTTCCACCCTGAAGGGAGGCATCATCCTGAAAAAAACATCCTCCGCCACATTGGAAAAAACCGTGGGGGCTCTGACGGACGAAAAATTCCGGGAGCGCCGGGGGCAGGAGGGGCTGCGGCAATGGCAGGAACAGTATGACCCATCAGTCGTATATCAACAATGGGAAGACCTGCTCAGCTCCATTGCCTCCTCCCGTACCCCAAAGCAGAAGGATTGA
- a CDS encoding glycosyltransferase family 2 protein: MQKPFFSVIIPAYNLEKYIAATIQSVLAQIFQDFEIIIVDDGSTDGTVSIIQSFHDQRIHLISQRNGGVSRARNAGMKKAQGLYIAFLDGDDYWYPEHLALAANFFNLHPEILVYSNRHILDELANIAPRPPSHPVFIRKLGLRGLLFMHPSNVILSSSLAFQLPSWEENMSYGEDNLYWTRCMRQTALIGLGGTVTSIYRQRASSAMHDVNYRHVSIHTLLAPLLNELEAMKKPTWQFAVHFLIIRELHSNRLLALDEEERTSLLGRIRKVTHPYLNRTYFDAYAKACFAKEGMEQSFTALMNRTVSLCVWLDRLERMGRSMLFLNRNQ; encoded by the coding sequence ATGCAGAAGCCATTTTTCAGCGTTATTATTCCAGCCTATAACCTGGAAAAATATATTGCTGCTACCATTCAGTCGGTACTGGCTCAAATATTTCAGGATTTTGAAATTATTATCGTTGACGATGGTTCTACAGACGGAACCGTTTCTATCATCCAATCTTTTCACGACCAAAGAATTCATCTTATTTCCCAGCGCAACGGCGGCGTTTCGCGAGCACGAAATGCAGGAATGAAGAAAGCCCAAGGCCTTTATATCGCTTTTCTGGACGGGGACGATTACTGGTACCCAGAACATTTGGCGCTGGCGGCTAATTTTTTCAATCTTCATCCTGAGATATTGGTTTATTCCAACCGTCACATCCTGGACGAGTTGGCCAACATAGCGCCACGTCCCCCATCCCATCCTGTATTCATCCGGAAATTGGGGTTAAGGGGATTGCTATTCATGCACCCAAGCAATGTTATCCTGAGTTCATCTCTTGCGTTTCAACTTCCGTCCTGGGAGGAAAATATGTCCTATGGAGAAGACAACCTGTACTGGACGCGGTGCATGAGGCAGACAGCCCTGATCGGGCTGGGAGGAACCGTCACCTCAATTTACCGGCAAAGGGCATCATCCGCCATGCATGATGTGAATTACCGGCATGTCTCCATTCATACGCTCCTTGCGCCCTTGCTGAATGAACTTGAAGCCATGAAAAAACCCACATGGCAGTTCGCCGTTCATTTCCTGATCATCAGGGAATTGCATTCCAACAGGTTGCTGGCTCTTGACGAAGAGGAAAGGACCTCCTTGCTGGGCAGAATCAGGAAGGTGACGCATCCCTACCTGAACCGGACCTATTTTGACGCCTATGCGAAGGCATGTTTTGCAAAGGAAGGAATGGAACAATCATTTACTGCGCTCATGAATAGAACCGTTTCCTTATGCGTCTGGCTGGACCGCCTGGAAAGAATGGGAAGATCCATGTTGTTTCTCAATAGAAACCAGTAA
- a CDS encoding BACON domain-containing protein, which translates to MMAESGTFAGTVNANGGVRVPLPATAQEALSWDSMLEEQARREWLLVRSASYAAVPSWVALLARMQSLSIYKYSSANASVKEGIIENELYDHVIRMTPASGISLLGVGTKPWKFAHSLGTYKDSSFAAAAAWCITGADKASIMLGSTTHGYGCTTNPSSPCYAHPIHWCNYDHAGTGQDYRFPLLNSVNNYNGYDMTPAWQATLYGKSYLGSSASCLIRGTDYGRGNGEARYVWALVPNATYLAVAMAPRHAADHPYVENRWELFVDGQYVMPMTARFCGGGHTAVLSATVKAHEVASAQETGLRMAGMRVNTGSLPGSTAARDILGKVVMDGVAIKPVPEVTASALEVGAEGGEVTLTVSSTLAEAVYAINDTMCGHDPAAVWCSQSAEQIPAGGGQITLTLAPNTTGQPRQVWVFVGHHYAQTAVVEINQLP; encoded by the coding sequence ATGATGGCGGAGTCCGGAACCTTTGCCGGCACCGTCAACGCCAACGGAGGCGTTCGCGTGCCGCTGCCTGCCACGGCCCAGGAGGCCCTGTCCTGGGACTCCATGCTCGAAGAGCAGGCCAGACGGGAATGGCTCCTGGTGCGCAGCGCCTCCTATGCCGCCGTTCCGTCATGGGTGGCATTGCTGGCGCGCATGCAATCCCTCAGCATTTACAAGTATTCCAGCGCCAATGCATCCGTCAAGGAAGGCATCATTGAAAATGAACTATATGACCATGTCATTAGAATGACTCCCGCCTCCGGCATTTCCTTGCTGGGGGTGGGCACCAAGCCCTGGAAATTTGCTCATTCACTGGGAACCTACAAAGATTCCAGTTTTGCGGCGGCGGCGGCATGGTGCATTACGGGGGCGGACAAGGCGTCCATCATGCTGGGAAGCACCACACATGGCTATGGATGCACCACAAACCCGTCCTCGCCATGCTATGCGCATCCCATTCACTGGTGCAATTATGACCATGCCGGGACAGGGCAGGATTACAGGTTTCCTCTGCTCAATTCCGTTAATAATTACAACGGTTATGATATGACGCCCGCCTGGCAGGCGACTTTATACGGCAAGTCTTACCTGGGCAGTTCTGCATCCTGCTTGATTCGCGGCACGGATTACGGGCGCGGCAACGGGGAAGCCCGGTATGTGTGGGCGCTGGTCCCAAACGCCACCTATCTTGCCGTAGCAATGGCGCCCCGGCATGCGGCAGACCATCCCTACGTTGAAAACAGGTGGGAGTTGTTCGTCGACGGGCAATACGTCATGCCCATGACAGCGCGGTTCTGCGGCGGCGGCCATACGGCTGTATTGTCAGCAACAGTCAAAGCCCATGAAGTGGCCAGCGCGCAGGAGACAGGGTTGAGAATGGCCGGAATGCGGGTGAACACGGGCAGCCTGCCCGGCAGCACGGCGGCCAGGGATATCCTGGGGAAGGTGGTCATGGACGGAGTGGCGATCAAGCCCGTGCCGGAGGTGACGGCTTCCGCGCTGGAGGTGGGAGCGGAAGGCGGTGAAGTAACGCTGACGGTATCCTCCACGCTGGCGGAGGCTGTGTACGCCATTAACGACACGATGTGCGGGCATGACCCCGCCGCCGTATGGTGCAGCCAATCCGCGGAGCAGATACCAGCCGGCGGCGGCCAAATCACCCTGACGCTTGCCCCCAACACGACCGGGCAACCCCGGCAAGTGTGGGTTTTTGTCGGCCACCACTATGCCCAGACCGCTGTCGTGGAAATCAACCAGTTACCCTGA
- a CDS encoding lipopolysaccharide biosynthesis protein, with protein MKESRVKKSLLNARVNLIFYVLILIISFFSRKVFLNCLGADFVGLTGTLMNLLNFLNLAELGISTAIGYVLYKPIFEHDEARINEIISVLGYMYRWIGRIIIAAGLLLSCFLPLIFPSTGFSYGIIYFAYYSFLASSLIGYFANYRQTLLGADQRNYVVAFYFQTASIIKILCQILSAWYTGSYYLWIMIELLFGIIYSFILNWKINQVYPWLKSNVALGKELFRKYPEVIKYTRQLFVHRLGYFFQFQVTPFLVYAFVSLQMVAYYGNYSTIMDKLFLLVNNLLGSTEASVGNLIAEGNAEKIRKVFNELFSLRMLIAGTICFTLYQLLEPFITLWLGAGYILPREIMILIIINLFITVTRGAVDQFLYGYGLFWDVWAPIVESVINISVAIIGGYLWGLPGILLGGISSLVLIVGIWKPFMLYTWGFRKNVMNYWLQFGYQLALILIPMVLMNWIWKYSPLQPSGSFLNWFACAFLMVVSYGVITILLMYCCTKGMRGMVHRGLAIAGTRLLWKRKK; from the coding sequence ATGAAGGAGTCTCGCGTAAAAAAAAGCCTGTTGAATGCCCGGGTGAACCTCATTTTTTATGTTCTGATTCTCATCATTTCATTTTTTTCAAGAAAAGTTTTCCTGAATTGCCTGGGCGCTGATTTCGTCGGTTTGACGGGAACTTTAATGAATCTGCTGAATTTTCTTAATTTGGCGGAGCTTGGCATAAGCACGGCTATCGGATATGTGCTTTATAAACCTATTTTTGAACATGATGAGGCCAGAATTAATGAAATTATTTCTGTTCTGGGTTACATGTACCGGTGGATAGGGCGCATCATTATTGCCGCCGGATTGCTGCTTTCCTGTTTTCTGCCGCTGATCTTCCCTTCAACGGGATTTTCCTATGGAATCATCTATTTTGCTTATTATTCTTTTCTCGCCTCTTCCCTGATTGGGTACTTCGCCAACTACAGGCAGACTCTCCTGGGGGCGGACCAGAGGAATTACGTGGTGGCCTTCTATTTCCAGACGGCCTCCATAATCAAAATTTTATGCCAGATATTATCTGCGTGGTATACGGGCAGCTATTATCTATGGATAATGATAGAACTGCTGTTCGGCATTATTTATTCCTTCATCCTTAACTGGAAAATTAATCAGGTATATCCCTGGTTGAAAAGCAATGTGGCTCTGGGAAAGGAACTGTTCAGGAAATACCCTGAGGTTATTAAATATACCAGGCAGCTCTTTGTACATCGGCTGGGTTATTTTTTCCAGTTCCAGGTCACGCCGTTTCTGGTTTATGCATTTGTTTCCCTGCAGATGGTCGCCTACTATGGCAACTATTCCACCATCATGGATAAACTGTTCCTCCTGGTCAACAACCTGCTGGGCAGCACGGAAGCCAGCGTGGGAAATCTGATCGCGGAGGGGAATGCGGAAAAAATCCGCAAGGTGTTCAATGAATTATTTTCCCTGCGCATGCTGATAGCCGGGACAATCTGCTTTACCCTTTACCAGCTTCTGGAGCCATTCATCACGCTTTGGCTGGGAGCGGGCTACATCCTCCCCCGGGAAATCATGATCCTGATCATCATCAACCTGTTCATCACTGTCACGCGGGGTGCAGTGGATCAATTTTTATACGGCTACGGCCTGTTCTGGGATGTCTGGGCGCCCATTGTAGAAAGCGTGATCAACATTTCCGTAGCAATTATCGGAGGTTACCTATGGGGATTGCCCGGCATTCTTCTGGGGGGTATTTCCAGCCTGGTGCTTATTGTTGGCATTTGGAAACCCTTCATGCTGTACACTTGGGGATTCAGAAAGAACGTGATGAATTACTGGCTCCAATTCGGTTACCAGCTGGCGCTGATTCTGATACCTATGGTGCTGATGAACTGGATTTGGAAATATTCCCCCTTGCAACCCTCCGGGTCTTTCCTGAACTGGTTTGCCTGCGCCTTCCTGATGGTTGTTTCCTATGGCGTCATAACGATTCTTTTAATGTATTGCTGTACGAAAGGCATGCGTGGCATGGTACATCGTGGACTGGCAATAGCGGGGACGCGGCTGCTCTGGAAGAGGAAAAAGTAA
- a CDS encoding glycosyltransferase family 4 protein, which translates to MENRSSLPVIAILANMPLGRLLPEEFQDQDHTLIPWIYAFFCDLAHQKRYEIHWITLKKYVKAHTVRQLKGQTIHILPDPSLALGLLSGHFLASKRIRLLLHSLKPALVHAWGIEFPYAKACMNQPYSRLLSYQGALHAYCRESKMPFLAHLQAFWEKRTTPAYQHITCESPWAAECVRKLNPAASIHLIDYGIESEFQEKKRAPSTRPSCLFAGSLNERKGLPFLIEAFKDPSLAHVDLYIAGNGKLRTKLNSECPPNIHWLGELSRMQLRQQMETAWCLLLPTLADTGPTIVKEARCMELPVITTVNAGSKQYVEDGKSGYILPVKDSEAIRQAVLAVTESLDKSIAMGKYGIEEIKRKLSIQTTSQDFMDVYGSLLDMKEENNTDS; encoded by the coding sequence ATGGAAAATCGGTCATCTCTTCCTGTTATCGCCATTTTGGCAAACATGCCTTTGGGACGCTTGCTTCCTGAAGAGTTTCAAGATCAAGACCACACCTTGATTCCATGGATTTATGCTTTTTTCTGCGATCTGGCTCATCAAAAACGCTATGAAATTCATTGGATTACTCTCAAAAAATATGTAAAGGCCCATACCGTCCGGCAACTGAAAGGCCAGACCATTCACATTCTGCCTGATCCAAGTTTGGCTCTGGGACTTTTAAGCGGGCATTTTCTTGCCTCTAAAAGAATACGCCTTCTTCTCCATTCCCTGAAACCAGCCCTGGTCCATGCATGGGGCATTGAATTTCCATATGCCAAGGCATGCATGAACCAGCCGTATTCCCGATTATTATCATACCAGGGGGCCCTGCATGCCTATTGCCGGGAAAGTAAAATGCCCTTTCTGGCGCACCTTCAAGCATTCTGGGAAAAACGAACAACTCCGGCATACCAGCATATTACATGTGAATCACCATGGGCTGCGGAATGTGTCCGGAAACTCAACCCGGCAGCCTCCATCCATCTTATCGACTACGGCATTGAGTCCGAGTTCCAGGAAAAGAAACGCGCTCCCAGTACACGGCCATCCTGCCTGTTCGCAGGATCACTGAACGAACGTAAAGGTCTTCCCTTTCTGATTGAAGCCTTTAAAGATCCCTCCCTGGCGCATGTAGACCTTTATATTGCAGGAAACGGGAAACTACGCACCAAGCTAAATTCCGAATGCCCTCCCAATATCCATTGGCTTGGGGAACTATCCAGGATGCAACTCAGGCAGCAGATGGAAACGGCCTGGTGCCTGTTACTTCCAACTCTGGCCGATACAGGACCCACCATTGTCAAGGAAGCCCGCTGTATGGAATTACCGGTTATCACTACGGTCAATGCCGGGAGCAAACAATACGTCGAAGACGGCAAATCCGGATACATCCTCCCAGTCAAAGACAGCGAAGCCATTCGCCAAGCCGTCCTTGCCGTGACGGAATCCCTGGATAAATCCATTGCCATGGGAAAATACGGAATAGAGGAAATAAAAAGGAAGCTCAGTATTCAAACTACTTCCCAAGACTTTATGGACGTCTATGGCTCGCTGCTGGACATGAAAGAGGAAAATAACACGGATTCCTGA
- a CDS encoding glycosyltransferase family 2 protein, translating into MNPPELPSISIILTGHNEEYCIGDAIRSVFGQDYEGPVEIILSDDGSSDGTFAVMQEMAAEYRGPHRVVLNRNETPLGRGPHIRQAVELATHEWILRQDGDDCSFPWRCRIFAGVVTEHPDAVAVVSQMTRVYEEAGVMFEFPAFPAVPEEAPVIRLQEGTFSSTAHYGGSMMIRKSACQWGRSLPMTDNFEDDLMGFHVWLQGSIYELPDVSLYYYRFAVKNICAVNSAARFASMKTAAAFEKRDRLMRRQLKKSKEAGLELCKDLLKGRTPVFRSREELLDEMEERRKAIRCIDQQQNWWNYSFRRRWALRKPGWMGIVHCLPQKLYLLYMVFFFKLRKVKRAVCGAR; encoded by the coding sequence ATGAATCCTCCGGAACTCCCCTCCATCAGCATTATTCTGACCGGGCATAATGAGGAATATTGCATTGGAGATGCCATCCGGAGCGTATTCGGGCAGGATTACGAGGGGCCGGTAGAAATCATCCTGTCTGATGACGGTTCTTCCGACGGTACTTTTGCAGTCATGCAGGAAATGGCGGCGGAGTACCGGGGACCGCACCGTGTGGTATTGAACCGGAATGAAACCCCTCTGGGGCGCGGGCCGCATATACGGCAGGCCGTGGAGTTGGCCACCCATGAATGGATTCTCCGTCAGGACGGAGATGACTGTTCCTTCCCCTGGAGGTGCAGGATTTTTGCCGGAGTGGTGACGGAGCATCCGGATGCCGTGGCTGTCGTCAGCCAGATGACCCGCGTGTATGAGGAAGCCGGCGTTATGTTCGAATTCCCGGCGTTTCCTGCTGTTCCGGAAGAGGCCCCGGTGATCAGGCTTCAAGAGGGGACTTTCTCCTCCACTGCCCATTACGGAGGCAGTATGATGATCAGGAAAAGCGCCTGCCAATGGGGGCGCTCCCTGCCGATGACGGACAATTTTGAAGATGACCTGATGGGATTTCATGTGTGGCTGCAAGGCAGCATCTATGAATTGCCGGATGTCTCCCTGTACTATTACAGGTTTGCCGTCAAAAATATTTGTGCCGTCAACAGTGCAGCGCGGTTTGCCAGCATGAAAACGGCTGCGGCCTTTGAAAAAAGGGATCGGCTGATGCGGCGCCAGTTGAAGAAAAGCAAGGAAGCCGGCCTGGAACTGTGTAAGGACTTGTTGAAGGGCCGCACTCCGGTTTTCCGTTCGCGGGAAGAATTGCTTGACGAAATGGAGGAGAGAAGAAAGGCGATACGCTGCATTGATCAACAGCAGAACTGGTGGAACTATTCCTTCCGCCGCAGGTGGGCGCTAAGGAAGCCGGGATGGATGGGCATCGTCCATTGCTTGCCGCAAAAGCTGTATCTGCTCTACATGGTCTTCTTTTTCAAGCTCAGGAAAGTGAAAAGAGCCGTTTGCGGAGCGCGGTAG
- a CDS encoding glycosyltransferase family 8 protein: MNIVYATDDKGALGTGVSIVSLMENLPADVHADIYIMTDGLNEDNTARLNSLQRSYRLSLHFIDMKDKYKDFPVGSKWSAATYYRLGLAGELPATVERALYVDIDTIFNRDISSMYETEFGDCLIAGVFTTEHLTEEFFSRWKREMNLGRDSIYINAGVVLYHVKKIREERFEAQVLSYAKSNIHHLSWQDQDILNACYQERIFLLHPMWNICDGAIWSIRWEGIKSFENNPLEPKDLLEAATSPGIIHYWGHPKPWQPNSLRQDNGLFYKYWKKSPWKDNIRDFRKQNDSARMFVSRMRCLLGKGKRLLQGKHQ; this comes from the coding sequence ATGAACATCGTATACGCTACAGACGATAAGGGAGCGCTGGGAACGGGGGTAAGCATCGTTTCCCTCATGGAGAATTTACCAGCCGACGTTCATGCCGATATTTACATCATGACAGACGGTTTGAACGAGGATAATACGGCTCGTTTAAATTCTCTGCAACGGTCTTACCGCCTGAGTTTACACTTCATTGACATGAAGGATAAATACAAGGATTTTCCCGTTGGTTCCAAGTGGTCGGCAGCGACGTATTACCGTCTTGGCCTCGCAGGGGAACTTCCCGCCACGGTGGAACGCGCCCTGTATGTAGATATTGATACCATTTTCAACCGGGATATCAGTTCCATGTATGAAACCGAGTTCGGAGATTGCCTCATCGCCGGCGTTTTCACTACGGAACATTTGACTGAGGAGTTTTTCTCACGCTGGAAACGGGAAATGAATCTGGGCAGGGATTCCATTTACATCAATGCAGGCGTTGTTCTTTATCATGTTAAGAAAATTCGTGAAGAACGGTTTGAAGCCCAAGTTTTATCTTATGCGAAAAGCAACATCCATCATCTCTCCTGGCAGGATCAGGATATTTTGAACGCATGTTATCAAGAACGTATTTTCTTGCTCCATCCCATGTGGAACATCTGCGACGGCGCCATTTGGTCGATCCGCTGGGAAGGAATAAAAAGCTTCGAGAATAATCCCCTAGAGCCGAAGGATTTGTTGGAAGCCGCCACCAGTCCCGGCATCATTCATTACTGGGGGCATCCCAAGCCCTGGCAGCCCAATAGCCTGCGTCAGGATAACGGGCTGTTCTACAAGTATTGGAAAAAATCTCCGTGGAAAGATAATATCCGGGATTTCCGAAAGCAAAATGATTCTGCCCGAATGTTTGTTTCCCGAATGAGATGCCTCCTGGGGAAGGGCAAACGGCTTTTGCAGGGCAAACACCAGTAG